A window of Gallaecimonas kandeliae genomic DNA:
TCACGGTGGCCCTGGGGATCCTGACCCCGACCATGGTGGTGGCCATGGCGGGTATCGTCTTCTTTATCGTTATCTCTATCCTGCAACCCATTCTGGAAATGAACAACATGGTGGCCTGAACCGCCAAGGAGCAGTCATGAAACAAAGGCAACAGGGTTTTACCCTTATCGAAATCATGGTGGTGGTGGTGATCCTCGGCATGTTGATCGCCATAGTCGCGCCCAACGTGCTGGGCAACAAGGACAAGGCCATGGTGCAGAAGGCCGTGGCCGACATCAGCGGCCTGGAGTCCGCCCTGGAGATGTACTACCTGGACAACAGCACCCTGCCCACCACCGAACAGGGCCTCAACGCCCTGGTGGAAGAGCCGGTGCCGGCGCCCCGCAACTGGCGTGAGGGCGGTTACATCAAGCGCCTGCCCAAGGATCCCTGGGGTAACGACTATCTCTACATAGCCCCCGGCGAGCACGGCAAATACGACCTCTTCACCCTGGGCGCCGACGGCCAGGAAGGCGGTGAAGAGCTGAACGCCGACATCGGCAACTGGAACCTCAAGGACTTCCAGAAGTAACCATGAAGCGCCGTGCCCTGGGCTTTACCCTGCTCGAAATACTGGTGGTCCTGTTCATCGTCGGCATGATGGTGGCCATGGTCAGCCTGTCTTTCGGCGGGCCCAGCGACGGCAGCCGCTTGGAAAACGAAGCCCAGAAATGGCAGGCCAGGTTCGCCTTGATGCATGACGAAGCCATAATGCGCGGCGAAGAGCTGGGCCTGAAGTTCAAGGAGGACGGCGGCGTCGAGGTGATGCGCTTCGACCCCGACGCCCCGGCCCCCGGCGCCGAAGACGACC
This region includes:
- the gspG gene encoding type II secretion system major pseudopilin GspG encodes the protein MKQRQQGFTLIEIMVVVVILGMLIAIVAPNVLGNKDKAMVQKAVADISGLESALEMYYLDNSTLPTTEQGLNALVEEPVPAPRNWREGGYIKRLPKDPWGNDYLYIAPGEHGKYDLFTLGADGQEGGEELNADIGNWNLKDFQK